One genomic window of Tatumella citrea includes the following:
- a CDS encoding LysR family transcriptional regulator, whose protein sequence is MGKLEDLSLLVTVVEAGSLAAAGRRLNLSPASMSARLKAMEERYQTRLFNRTTRSIALTRTGEDFYHSALRVLDEMTLAEDKLLSQEGMLRGNLRISAPSDFSRQYVAPALMAFSELYPQIAVSLYVGEDVVDLISRQLDMSIRFGNLPDSNLVTRVIQPNHRVLVASPDYLSKRGIPEQPADLNQHRCLVIERRGMLLNEWRFEQQGEISTVRVKPAISSDDGSILRQWVLSGAGIAGKSWWDVKRDVSEGRLSLVLAEQFIGFSASDRKQVGLQFVYPERRFHPLQVSRFSEFFIQWLENQ, encoded by the coding sequence ATGGGAAAGCTTGAAGATCTCTCATTGCTGGTGACGGTGGTGGAAGCCGGCAGCCTGGCGGCGGCAGGGCGTCGGCTTAATTTATCTCCTGCCTCAATGAGCGCCAGACTGAAAGCCATGGAAGAACGTTACCAGACACGGCTGTTTAACCGGACAACCCGCTCGATTGCCCTGACTCGCACCGGGGAGGATTTCTATCATTCGGCGTTGCGGGTACTGGATGAAATGACACTGGCTGAGGATAAGTTGCTGAGCCAGGAAGGAATGCTGCGGGGGAATCTGCGGATTTCCGCCCCTTCAGATTTCTCACGACAGTATGTGGCTCCGGCGCTAATGGCATTTTCTGAGCTTTACCCGCAAATTGCAGTCTCGCTATATGTGGGTGAAGATGTGGTGGATTTAATCTCACGACAACTGGACATGAGTATCCGCTTTGGCAATTTGCCGGACAGTAACCTGGTGACCCGGGTAATACAGCCGAATCACCGGGTGCTGGTGGCTTCTCCTGACTATTTGTCGAAGCGGGGGATTCCGGAACAACCTGCCGATCTTAACCAGCACCGTTGCCTGGTCATTGAGCGTCGCGGGATGCTGCTGAATGAGTGGCGTTTTGAACAGCAGGGCGAAATTAGCACGGTACGGGTTAAACCCGCCATTAGCAGTGATGACGGTTCGATCCTGCGGCAGTGGGTACTGTCTGGTGCCGGTATCGCCGGAAAATCATGGTGGGATGTTAAAAGAGATGTCAGTGAGGGTCGGTTGTCACTGGTGCTGGCTGAGCAGTTTATTGGTTTCTCGGCGTCAGATCGTAAGCAGGTGGGATTGCAGTTTGTCTATCCTGAACGTCGTTTTCATCCGTTGCAGGTCAGTCGGTTTAGCGAATTTTTTATTCAGTGGCTGGAAAATCAGTAA
- a CDS encoding alkene reductase has translation MSSITLFQPAHAGSLPLANRIVMAPMTRARTLQPGNIPSPMMATYYAQRASAGLIITEATQISATAQGYSWTPGIYTAEHIAGWKQVTDEVHKAGGRIFCQLWHVGRMSNPQFHPDGKPLAPSALPFDGQVWIVDDNGKGGMVDCPVPRALSKDEIKSIIADYRQAALNAIEAGFDGVEVHGANGYLIDQFLRRTSNHRTDEYGGSMENRIRFAQEVLSAISDAIGAERTGIRVAPFITQRGMNDPQAIDAILMLAAWCNQQQLCYVHLTEADWDDAPQVPDEFRHHLREAFQGTLIVAGQYTEEKADRILSAGLSDLIAFGRPFIANPDFPQRLEKHLPLSPIGDPATLFGGSEHGYTDYPPYQGK, from the coding sequence ATGTCATCGATTACTCTGTTCCAGCCGGCCCATGCCGGTTCGTTGCCCCTTGCTAACCGTATTGTTATGGCGCCAATGACTCGTGCGCGCACCCTGCAACCGGGCAATATCCCTTCGCCGATGATGGCCACTTATTATGCCCAGCGCGCCAGTGCGGGGCTTATCATTACCGAGGCCACCCAGATTTCTGCCACTGCTCAGGGGTATTCCTGGACGCCAGGTATCTACACTGCGGAACATATTGCAGGCTGGAAACAGGTGACTGATGAAGTGCATAAAGCAGGTGGCCGGATTTTCTGCCAGTTATGGCACGTAGGCCGGATGTCTAACCCACAATTTCATCCCGACGGAAAACCACTCGCGCCTTCGGCACTGCCGTTTGATGGCCAGGTGTGGATTGTCGATGACAACGGTAAAGGTGGAATGGTTGACTGCCCAGTGCCACGGGCACTGAGTAAAGACGAAATTAAATCCATTATCGCCGATTACCGCCAGGCCGCCCTTAATGCAATAGAAGCCGGATTTGACGGGGTAGAAGTTCACGGTGCCAACGGTTATCTGATCGATCAGTTCCTGCGTCGTACATCTAATCATCGTACTGACGAATATGGCGGCAGTATGGAAAACCGTATTCGCTTTGCACAGGAGGTGTTGAGTGCAATCAGTGATGCGATTGGTGCCGAACGCACCGGGATTCGTGTGGCTCCGTTTATTACCCAGCGCGGCATGAATGATCCGCAGGCAATTGATGCCATTCTGATGCTGGCAGCCTGGTGTAACCAGCAACAACTGTGTTATGTGCATCTGACCGAAGCTGACTGGGACGATGCACCACAGGTTCCTGATGAGTTTCGTCATCATCTGCGCGAAGCTTTTCAGGGTACGCTTATCGTCGCTGGTCAGTACACTGAAGAAAAAGCGGACAGGATCCTCAGTGCTGGTCTTTCCGATTTAATTGCTTTCGGCCGGCCGTTTATTGCTAACCCTGACTTCCCGCAGCGTCTGGAGAAACATCTGCCACTGAGCCCGATTGGCGATCCGGCCACACTGTTTGGTGGCAGCGAGCACGGATATACCGACTATCCTCCTTATCAGGGGAAATAA
- a CDS encoding alpha/beta fold hydrolase, with amino-acid sequence MVCGLFSTAAFSDDTPSYGMHLEGFQYPYPLQHYSFSSQGDNLQMGYIDLAPAGQGNGQTAVLLHGKNFCGATWEDTISALHKKGYRVIAPDQIGFCTSSKPEHYQYSFQQLAQNTHQLLQQLNISKAIIIGHSTGGMLAVRYALMYPDNVRQLVLVNPIGLEDWKAKGVPWRSVDQWYARELKLSAQSIHNYELHTYYVGHWKPAYDKWVTMLAGLNKGPGHQRVAWNSALIYDMIFTQPVYYELKDLRVKTLLMIGTSDTTAIGSDIAPPAVKAQIGHYNVLGKQAAAMIPGSTLIEFKGLGHAPQMEEPARFNQELISHLQ; translated from the coding sequence CTGGTTTGCGGACTGTTTTCCACAGCAGCGTTCAGTGATGACACCCCTTCATACGGCATGCACCTGGAAGGGTTTCAGTACCCTTACCCGCTACAGCATTATTCTTTCTCATCTCAGGGCGATAACCTGCAGATGGGTTATATCGACCTGGCTCCTGCCGGACAGGGTAATGGCCAGACGGCCGTGCTGTTGCATGGTAAAAACTTTTGCGGAGCCACCTGGGAAGACACCATTAGTGCCCTGCATAAAAAAGGGTACCGCGTGATTGCGCCGGACCAGATTGGTTTCTGTACGTCTTCGAAACCGGAGCATTATCAGTACAGTTTTCAGCAACTGGCGCAGAATACCCATCAGTTACTGCAGCAGCTGAATATCAGTAAGGCCATTATTATCGGCCACTCCACTGGCGGTATGCTGGCAGTGCGTTATGCGCTGATGTATCCGGATAATGTCCGCCAGCTGGTGCTGGTTAACCCGATTGGTCTGGAAGACTGGAAAGCGAAAGGTGTACCGTGGCGCAGCGTCGACCAGTGGTATGCGCGTGAACTGAAGCTGAGTGCTCAGTCTATCCATAACTATGAATTACATACCTACTATGTCGGGCACTGGAAGCCTGCTTACGATAAATGGGTGACCATGCTGGCCGGGCTGAACAAAGGGCCGGGACACCAGCGGGTTGCCTGGAACTCGGCGCTGATCTACGACATGATTTTCACACAGCCAGTATATTACGAGCTGAAAGATCTGCGGGTTAAAACTCTGCTGATGATTGGGACCTCAGACACCACCGCCATCGGCAGTGATATCGCGCCACCGGCAGTAAAAGCACAGATTGGTCATTACAATGTGCTGGGGAAACAGGCCGCCGCGATGATTCCGGGATCTACGCTAATCGAATTTAAAGGGCTTGGCCATGCACCACAGATGGAAGAACCGGCCCGCTTTAATCAGGAACTGATTAGCCATCTGCAGTAA
- a CDS encoding NAD(P)/FAD-dependent oxidoreductase — protein sequence MTKRVAVIGAGVLGLSVARELALRGVQVTVFERETAGAGTSTTSYAWINSNGKSPDSYHRLNAEAIDEHRKLQHNSPTEGRWLEETGTYEWAIDPQGEQQLLERVSRLTAHHYPLQQVTAAEIKKRIPELQIPPAAGSLWYFPQECLLNPVIYLAAQLAVLREQGAEVITRCEVVDISEDPSGVTLQLSDGSQWQGDEVIVATGRWSQQLANRLGLSLAMIDANQQGKIACGFLAYTTPLMTQLSANLISPELNIRPAGGGRLILQATDLDVHANPVQPPSVDGFIGKEMLIRLRRMLANTDNARLESIAVGQRAKPADGLPAIGYLTPQRKVYMMVTHSGITLAPLVGRLVAEEVSSQQRPAMLEDFAPDRLLGKTAADFPSEGIYFPAAQ from the coding sequence GTGACTAAACGGGTAGCAGTAATCGGTGCCGGAGTGTTAGGACTTTCGGTTGCGCGTGAATTAGCCTTACGCGGAGTGCAGGTCACGGTTTTTGAACGTGAGACTGCCGGGGCCGGAACCAGTACAACCAGCTATGCCTGGATTAACTCAAACGGTAAATCGCCGGACAGTTATCACCGGCTGAACGCCGAAGCTATCGATGAACACCGAAAATTACAACATAACAGCCCGACAGAAGGGCGCTGGCTGGAAGAGACCGGCACTTATGAATGGGCCATCGACCCGCAGGGTGAACAGCAACTACTGGAGCGGGTTAGCCGGTTAACCGCTCACCATTATCCACTGCAACAAGTAACTGCTGCCGAAATAAAAAAACGAATTCCTGAATTACAGATCCCGCCAGCGGCTGGTTCACTCTGGTACTTTCCTCAGGAGTGCCTGCTCAATCCAGTTATTTATCTTGCAGCGCAGCTTGCTGTATTGCGTGAGCAGGGCGCGGAAGTAATTACCCGCTGTGAAGTGGTGGATATCAGTGAAGATCCTTCCGGAGTGACTCTGCAGCTGTCTGATGGCAGCCAGTGGCAGGGAGATGAGGTGATTGTTGCCACCGGAAGGTGGTCCCAACAACTGGCAAACCGGCTGGGTTTGTCTCTGGCGATGATTGATGCCAACCAGCAGGGAAAAATTGCCTGTGGTTTCCTGGCTTACACTACGCCGCTGATGACTCAGCTGTCTGCTAACCTGATCTCGCCGGAACTGAATATTCGTCCGGCAGGGGGCGGGCGGCTGATTTTACAGGCTACCGATCTGGATGTTCATGCGAATCCGGTACAACCCCCTTCAGTGGACGGATTTATCGGCAAAGAAATGCTGATTCGTTTGCGGCGGATGCTGGCGAATACTGACAATGCCCGGCTGGAAAGCATTGCGGTCGGGCAACGGGCAAAGCCTGCGGACGGATTACCGGCCATCGGCTATCTCACACCGCAACGTAAGGTTTATATGATGGTGACTCACAGCGGAATAACACTGGCACCGTTGGTCGGCAGACTGGTTGCGGAAGAGGTGAGTTCACAGCAGCGTCCGGCAATGCTGGAAGATTTTGCGCCTGATCGCTTACTGGGAAAAACCGCCGCTGACTTCCCGTCAGAAGGGATCTATTTCCCGGCGGCACAATAA
- a CDS encoding LacI family DNA-binding transcriptional regulator: protein MKAKDNHDGHKHNPATADDVALVAGVSKWTVLRAFQEGASISDKSRKQVMAAAQQLGFQPNLLARSLKRRKTNIIGVVADEFTNPHSLRMLREVTAQLNERGYMTLLLNVESAENFKSVLQMAGQLQVDGLIYLATIVSDALLVATETLHHIPAIHVFRSTDSAEIDEVMTDGFNASRQLGQLLTGQGYQRYGYLKGPDTSSRHLLRLEGYTASLHEAGKTLDQLLVAGNYDRDRAYEIMRGYLLATPAEQRIEALFCENDVLAFGAMQAVKDFSPDLHIGMVGFDNVDEAHSPTWSLTSWDQDAALQISEAISRLIDGNTDESMRRLPGKLALRTSHLRK, encoded by the coding sequence GTGAAAGCAAAAGACAACCATGACGGACATAAGCACAACCCTGCCACTGCCGATGATGTTGCCTTAGTGGCGGGTGTCTCCAAATGGACAGTATTACGGGCTTTTCAGGAAGGTGCTTCGATTTCTGATAAATCACGAAAGCAGGTAATGGCCGCAGCACAACAACTGGGATTTCAGCCGAATCTGTTGGCCAGAAGTCTGAAACGGCGCAAGACCAATATTATCGGGGTGGTAGCTGATGAATTTACCAACCCACATAGTCTGCGCATGCTCAGAGAAGTGACTGCACAGCTGAACGAACGTGGTTATATGACGTTGTTGCTGAATGTCGAGTCTGCTGAGAACTTTAAGTCGGTTCTGCAAATGGCAGGACAGTTACAGGTAGACGGGTTGATCTATCTGGCAACGATTGTCAGTGATGCTTTGCTGGTGGCCACCGAAACACTGCATCACATCCCGGCAATCCATGTGTTTCGCAGCACAGACAGTGCTGAGATTGATGAAGTGATGACCGACGGCTTTAACGCCTCCCGTCAGTTAGGACAGTTACTGACCGGACAGGGTTACCAGCGGTACGGTTATTTAAAAGGCCCGGATACCTCATCCAGGCATCTGTTGCGTCTGGAGGGGTACACGGCCAGTCTGCATGAGGCGGGTAAAACGTTGGACCAGCTACTGGTCGCAGGTAATTACGACCGGGACCGCGCGTATGAAATAATGCGTGGTTATCTGCTGGCAACCCCGGCGGAACAGCGCATTGAAGCTCTGTTTTGTGAAAATGACGTTCTGGCGTTTGGCGCAATGCAGGCGGTAAAAGATTTCAGCCCTGACCTGCATATCGGGATGGTGGGGTTTGATAACGTTGACGAAGCGCACTCACCAACATGGTCACTGACCAGTTGGGATCAGGACGCGGCATTGCAGATATCAGAAGCGATCAGTCGCCTGATTGATGGTAACACTGATGAGAGTATGCGCCGGCTTCCCGGCAAACTGGCATTACGAACATCTCATCTGCGTAAATAA
- a CDS encoding gluconate 2-dehydrogenase subunit 3 family protein, whose protein sequence is MQRRKFIKTGLILAGTGTAASVFKPAGAAARDNILNGGKLWKAKETPPPTPADPTKRLYLTEQEYAQITAIFNRLIPADELTVSASDAGCVVFIDNQLAGNYGKASWRYNVGPFENGTPSQGNQQPYTPAQIYRIGLAEIEKDCQSKFSKSFSELTNDQQDKYLEQMEADQIKYPTLSSKDVFSQFLSNVQEGFLADPIYGGNRNMIGWKMIGFPGARYDYRDYAPLKGTKLNIEPVSIIQLLKA, encoded by the coding sequence ATGCAACGTCGTAAATTTATCAAGACCGGATTAATCCTGGCAGGGACCGGAACTGCAGCATCAGTATTTAAACCAGCGGGTGCTGCGGCGCGCGATAATATACTGAATGGCGGAAAACTGTGGAAAGCTAAAGAAACACCACCGCCGACTCCGGCTGATCCAACCAAACGTCTCTATCTGACCGAACAGGAATATGCCCAGATCACCGCGATTTTTAACCGGCTGATCCCTGCAGATGAACTGACTGTCAGCGCCTCCGATGCGGGCTGTGTTGTTTTTATCGATAACCAGTTAGCCGGAAATTATGGTAAAGCCAGCTGGCGCTATAATGTTGGCCCGTTTGAAAATGGTACGCCTTCCCAGGGTAACCAGCAGCCTTACACTCCGGCTCAGATTTACCGTATTGGTTTGGCCGAAATAGAAAAAGACTGTCAGAGTAAATTTTCAAAATCCTTCAGCGAACTAACTAATGATCAGCAGGATAAATATCTGGAACAGATGGAAGCCGACCAGATTAAATACCCTACCCTGTCATCCAAAGATGTATTTAGTCAGTTCTTATCCAATGTACAGGAAGGTTTTCTTGCCGACCCGATATATGGTGGTAACCGCAATATGATTGGCTGGAAAATGATTGGTTTCCCGGGAGCACGTTATGACTATCGTGATTATGCCCCACTGAAAGGAACTAAATTAAATATCGAACCGGTCAGCATTATTCAACTCCTGAAAGCATAA
- a CDS encoding GMC family oxidoreductase, giving the protein MNYTRPKADAVIIGLGWAGSLMAEELTRAGLNVVAIERGPWEQTQSNFSPAIAADELRYGVRREILKPPRVETLTFRNDSSQKALPARDWNAFQMGYSVGGAGKHWAANAWRFNPSDFEMATRHKERYNNMPLADGLILQDWGVSYAELEPFYDRVEKIAGISGKAGVLNGSTQEGGNPFEGNRTSEYPTPPLIRSHWNDTFHNITTKMGYHPFPIPAGTIGAAFTNPLGINLAPCTYCGYCGFYGCGNWSKSSPNICVVPALMDRTNFTLLTECTALYINKADDEKTVTGVTFRDSDGNTGFQPADIVCLSAYQLDNVRLLLLSKIGKAYDHATGEGTLGRAYNYQTMSMGYLYYENEYMNPFISTGALSTQIDDFNGDNFDHTGLGFLGGAGIQALSDQGTPLSMTDRLPAGSKMWGSAWKKAFRHSYQNYAKIQGQGTSYSHRDSYLSLDPNYTDENGQPLLRLTFDYNQNDRLMARFIRDRIEDICKVSGASSWITEAFPDSHNSPFRAYDSSHTIGGAVMGLDPKTSVLNRYQQHWDAHNLFVLGASSYPNNGGYNPTITLSALTLWTAHHIVNDYLKNPGSLVR; this is encoded by the coding sequence ATGAATTACACCAGACCTAAAGCAGATGCCGTTATTATCGGCCTCGGCTGGGCCGGCTCTTTGATGGCCGAAGAACTGACCCGCGCCGGATTAAATGTGGTTGCGATTGAACGCGGCCCCTGGGAACAGACCCAGAGCAATTTCTCCCCCGCCATTGCTGCCGATGAACTACGTTATGGCGTACGCCGCGAAATACTGAAACCGCCCCGTGTAGAAACCCTGACTTTTCGTAACGACAGCAGCCAGAAAGCACTGCCAGCCCGCGACTGGAATGCCTTTCAGATGGGCTACAGTGTAGGTGGTGCCGGTAAACACTGGGCAGCCAATGCCTGGCGTTTTAACCCTTCTGATTTCGAGATGGCGACCCGTCACAAAGAGCGCTATAACAATATGCCGCTGGCCGACGGCCTGATCCTTCAGGACTGGGGGGTTAGCTATGCAGAGCTGGAACCTTTCTATGATCGTGTGGAAAAAATTGCCGGTATTTCCGGTAAAGCAGGTGTGCTTAACGGCTCCACTCAGGAAGGCGGAAATCCGTTTGAAGGCAACCGTACCAGTGAGTACCCGACACCGCCATTAATCCGTTCGCACTGGAACGATACCTTCCATAATATCACCACTAAAATGGGCTACCACCCGTTCCCTATTCCGGCAGGAACCATCGGTGCAGCGTTTACCAACCCGTTAGGCATTAACCTGGCCCCTTGTACCTATTGCGGCTATTGCGGTTTTTACGGATGTGGTAACTGGTCTAAATCTTCACCGAATATCTGTGTGGTTCCGGCACTGATGGATCGCACCAACTTTACCCTGCTGACCGAATGTACCGCGCTGTACATTAATAAAGCTGACGATGAAAAAACCGTCACCGGTGTGACCTTCCGTGATTCTGATGGTAACACCGGCTTCCAGCCGGCAGACATCGTTTGCCTGTCGGCGTATCAGTTAGACAACGTGCGCCTGCTGTTACTGTCGAAAATCGGTAAAGCCTACGACCACGCCACAGGCGAAGGTACACTCGGTCGCGCCTATAACTACCAGACCATGTCGATGGGATATCTGTATTACGAAAATGAATACATGAACCCGTTCATCTCTACCGGCGCGTTATCCACCCAGATTGATGATTTCAATGGCGATAACTTCGACCACACCGGGCTTGGATTCCTGGGAGGTGCCGGAATTCAGGCGCTGTCAGATCAGGGGACTCCGTTAAGTATGACTGACCGCCTGCCTGCCGGCAGCAAAATGTGGGGCTCGGCGTGGAAAAAAGCGTTCCGCCACAGTTATCAGAACTATGCCAAAATTCAGGGCCAGGGAACCTCGTATTCACACCGTGATTCCTATCTGTCACTGGACCCGAATTACACTGACGAGAACGGACAGCCTCTGCTGCGTCTGACCTTCGACTACAACCAGAATGATCGTCTGATGGCGCGTTTTATTCGTGACCGGATTGAAGATATCTGTAAAGTCTCCGGCGCCAGCAGCTGGATAACCGAAGCGTTCCCTGACTCCCACAACTCACCGTTCCGTGCCTATGACAGTTCTCATACCATTGGCGGTGCCGTGATGGGGCTTGATCCGAAAACCTCGGTACTGAATCGCTACCAGCAACACTGGGATGCACACAATCTGTTTGTGCTCGGGGCCTCATCTTACCCGAATAATGGCGGTTATAACCCGACCATCACTCTCAGTGCCCTGACGTTATGGACTGCGCACCATATCGTTAATGACTACCTGAAAAATCCGGGTTCGCTGGTACGATAA
- a CDS encoding c-type cytochrome has protein sequence MAKKTRRVISVVAAVVIAGALGYTAYEQYGIHKNYPQTVSLETGPALQDQIKRGEYIARLSDCTACHTAEGGQPFAGGYALQTPFGKILSSNITSDRETGIGGWTQEQFDKAVRHGVGSHGYLYAAMPYPAYSRLTDADLTDLWAYIRNLPAVNHKVVENQLPFPFNQRWTLAGWNMLFFKDAAFTPNPQASEQVNRGQYLVDGPGHCASCHTAKNMLGGDSSAYLQGGALQGWYAPDLTPDPHSGLGNWSNADIVSYLRSGSNRITASSGPMTEAVENSTQYMNDNDLNAIAAYLKSIPASHPQVPTALTADDQQMVSGKKVFESQCSACHVSDGAGIRNMIPALAGNPQVNSADPSSLLNVVLNGSEGPFTHANPTAAGMPSFGWKLSDANIAEALTYIRNSWGNAAPAVTADQVSAARKATGAKSWLGDSIASQDSGK, from the coding sequence ATGGCTAAAAAAACACGACGCGTTATCTCCGTGGTCGCTGCGGTAGTCATTGCCGGTGCACTCGGTTATACCGCCTATGAACAGTACGGTATTCATAAAAACTATCCACAAACCGTCAGCCTGGAGACGGGCCCGGCACTGCAGGACCAGATTAAACGGGGCGAATATATTGCCCGTCTTTCTGACTGTACGGCCTGTCATACCGCTGAAGGTGGCCAGCCATTTGCCGGGGGCTATGCTCTGCAAACGCCGTTCGGGAAAATTCTGTCATCAAACATCACCTCTGACCGGGAAACCGGTATTGGTGGATGGACTCAGGAACAGTTTGATAAAGCTGTTCGTCATGGTGTTGGTTCTCACGGCTATCTGTATGCAGCCATGCCTTATCCGGCGTACTCACGGCTGACCGATGCAGACCTGACCGATTTATGGGCCTATATCCGTAACCTGCCAGCGGTTAACCATAAAGTGGTAGAAAACCAGCTGCCATTCCCGTTCAATCAGCGCTGGACGCTGGCGGGCTGGAATATGCTGTTCTTTAAAGATGCGGCATTTACCCCTAATCCACAGGCCAGCGAACAGGTTAACCGTGGCCAGTATCTGGTCGATGGACCAGGGCACTGTGCTTCCTGCCATACTGCCAAAAATATGCTGGGCGGTGACAGCTCTGCTTATCTGCAGGGCGGAGCATTGCAGGGTTGGTATGCACCGGACCTGACGCCGGATCCTCATTCCGGTTTAGGCAACTGGAGTAATGCCGATATTGTCAGCTACCTGCGTTCCGGCAGTAACCGTATCACCGCCTCCTCAGGCCCGATGACCGAAGCGGTAGAGAATTCAACGCAGTATATGAATGATAATGATTTGAACGCGATTGCGGCTTATCTGAAATCTATTCCTGCCTCTCACCCACAGGTTCCGACAGCTCTGACGGCTGATGACCAGCAAATGGTCTCCGGCAAGAAAGTGTTTGAATCTCAGTGCAGTGCCTGTCACGTTTCTGATGGTGCAGGGATTCGCAACATGATCCCGGCACTGGCAGGCAATCCACAGGTAAATTCTGCAGATCCGTCCAGCCTGCTAAACGTGGTACTGAATGGCAGCGAGGGACCGTTTACCCATGCGAATCCGACGGCTGCAGGTATGCCATCGTTCGGCTGGAAACTGTCTGACGCTAATATTGCAGAGGCCCTGACCTATATCCGTAACAGCTGGGGCAACGCCGCTCCGGCCGTCACGGCTGACCAGGTGAGCGCAGCCCGTAAAGCAACCGGAGCAAAAAGCTGGCTGGGAGATTCCATCGCCTCTCAGGACAGCGGTAAATAA
- a CDS encoding LysR substrate-binding domain-containing protein — protein MSAFPPIAGLRSFEAVARLGSVTRAATELHVTHSAISQQIKTLEQLTGVKLFIRHGRGLRLSEQGRLYALQIRQALNQINDATRLVQVLPRREELTIAGIPSFISHWLVPRLSGFRRQYPEITLRLVAGLEIGDLQQGTIDLAIRMGKGDWPAVSCRKMFSDQLLVVASPDFNDGQLPVTAEQIAASNIIFSMESWQSWSESAGLQSPVVPQGLCINDSNLVLEAVRCGQGIALERRSLVQELIRRGELVQLGDCVVAYPWDYWRVIPLSVAEKPALGLFCQWLDEQVEQWEAEFGIKAGVAEHHEVKSEDSATE, from the coding sequence ATGTCTGCTTTCCCACCGATCGCCGGATTAAGGAGCTTTGAAGCTGTTGCAAGGCTGGGCAGTGTTACACGGGCAGCCACTGAGCTGCACGTCACTCATTCAGCTATCAGTCAGCAAATAAAGACACTGGAGCAACTCACCGGGGTAAAACTATTTATCCGCCACGGGCGCGGGTTGCGGCTCAGCGAGCAAGGGCGGCTGTATGCGCTGCAAATTCGTCAGGCTCTGAATCAGATTAATGATGCAACCCGGCTGGTACAGGTACTACCGCGACGTGAAGAGTTGACTATTGCCGGGATACCGTCGTTTATCAGCCACTGGCTGGTTCCCAGGCTGTCCGGTTTTCGCCGTCAGTACCCGGAAATCACCCTGCGGCTGGTGGCGGGACTGGAAATTGGCGACCTGCAACAAGGAACGATCGACCTGGCGATCCGTATGGGGAAAGGGGACTGGCCTGCGGTTAGCTGCAGGAAGATGTTCAGTGACCAGTTGCTGGTGGTGGCTTCGCCGGACTTTAATGACGGGCAGTTGCCGGTGACGGCAGAACAGATTGCCGCCAGCAACATTATTTTCTCGATGGAGTCCTGGCAAAGCTGGTCGGAGAGTGCCGGATTGCAATCACCGGTGGTTCCTCAGGGGCTATGCATTAATGATTCGAACCTGGTGCTGGAGGCGGTCCGCTGTGGGCAGGGAATTGCCCTTGAACGACGTTCGCTGGTGCAGGAACTTATCCGTCGGGGAGAACTGGTGCAGTTAGGTGACTGTGTGGTGGCGTACCCGTGGGATTACTGGCGGGTTATTCCCTTATCCGTGGCTGAAAAGCCGGCGCTCGGGCTGTTTTGCCAGTGGCTGGATGAACAGGTTGAACAGTGGGAGGCAGAATTTGGCATCAAGGCTGGCGTAGCTGAACATCACGAGGTAAAGAGCGAAGACTCTGCAACTGAATAG
- a CDS encoding glutathione S-transferase, with translation MKLIGMMDSPYVRRTAISLALYGVSFESLKLSVFRDYEEFAGYNPLVKAPTLLTDNGSRLVDSSLILQYYETLAAPDKKLLPAAPAALARDLQILGTILIAAEKTVQHVHEHRLRPENKQYQPWVERVTGQLLEACRSWEAQLSTHVPSDNPDQVAVTGTVVWSFIQLMVPHVVDKSEFTVLQAMAEHYEAQPLFLRFPQ, from the coding sequence ATGAAACTGATTGGCATGATGGATTCACCTTATGTAAGAAGAACTGCCATTTCCCTGGCTCTGTATGGTGTGAGTTTTGAAAGTCTTAAGCTGTCAGTATTCCGGGATTACGAGGAATTTGCCGGTTATAACCCTCTGGTCAAAGCCCCGACCCTGTTAACTGATAATGGTAGCCGGTTAGTCGATTCGTCGCTGATTCTGCAATATTACGAGACCCTGGCTGCACCAGACAAAAAACTACTGCCTGCAGCGCCTGCGGCACTGGCAAGAGACTTACAGATTCTCGGAACTATCCTGATTGCCGCTGAGAAAACGGTACAACATGTGCATGAACATCGTCTGCGCCCGGAGAATAAACAATATCAGCCCTGGGTTGAACGGGTCACCGGGCAGTTGCTCGAAGCCTGCCGGAGTTGGGAAGCTCAGTTAAGCACTCATGTGCCCTCCGATAATCCGGACCAGGTGGCAGTGACCGGGACCGTCGTCTGGAGTTTTATCCAGCTTATGGTCCCGCATGTGGTAGATAAATCGGAGTTTACTGTTCTGCAGGCCATGGCAGAACACTATGAAGCTCAGCCGCTATTTTTGCGGTTTCCTCAGTAA